The region GCCCCCTTTCAGTTCAAAGATGCCAGTCTCCACTGGCTTCCGGCTGGTACGAAATCGAATCAATCACGAGTGCCCGCATCTGGCCATCGCGTGCCTGCCAGCTGATGGTCTGACCCACGCGCGCACCCAAAAGCGCCATTCCAAGTGGAGCGAGGATTGAGATGCGGCCCTGATCAATATCCGCTTCCCTGGGAAAAACCAGGGTGAAGTTACTGTCTCCGCAGCGAATGATGGAATTCATGGTCACGAGGTCAGGTGGCGCCTCGTCCTGCATGATAATTTCCGCTTTTTCGATCTTCTCTTCCCACATCTCGACGATGGAAATGTCCCGGCAGTCGCCGCGAAGGAAGCTTAAGACTCTTTTCAAATCCTGATCGGTGATCATTTCAATCCGCTGTTCCGTTTTTATGTCCTGAAACTGAGTGACTGTTTTCATAGTCAAAAACCTCCGATGAAAAAGACGCTATGCCCAAGCTCTCGCGCAAGCGCTTCAGCTCGCCGTCAGTCGAGCGCCGGGAAATCAAGTCAGCCGTGATCTCACGGCAGTGACTTAAACCCATGGCGCCCAGGATCTGAGCGACGGATTCCACAGTCTTACGATGATAATTGGCCACGCGTTTGGATTTTTCCGTGGTCACCAGCCCCGCCACGAGGTGGGGATTCTGAGTGGCGATACCCGTGGGACAATGATCGGAATCGCACTTCAAAGCTTGAATACAGCCCAAAGCCAACATCATGCCGCGAGCCGAGGCGCAGATATCTGCCCCAAGAGCCATCGCTCGCACAATATCAAAGCCACTGATGATCTTGCCGCTGCAGATGATGCGGATATGAGACCGCAGCTGATGCCGGATCAGACTGTTGTGAACCAGAACCAGGGACTCGGTTAAGGGCAAACCCATGTGATTGGTGAATTCCAATGGAGCCGCTCCGGTCCCGCCCTCGGCACCGTCGACGCTGATGAAGTCGGGCATGATCCCGCTTCGCACTATTTCAAGGCAGAGCTCTTCTATATCTTCGGGACGACCCACGCAAAGCTTGATGCCTACGGGTTTTCCATCGCTTAACGTGCGTAAACGCTCGATAAAAGCCAAAAGCCCGCGAACTGAATCAAAAACCTGATGACGGGGAGGCGACGCTATATCCATGCCGGGCAGAACACCGCGAACCTGGGCGATTTCATCGTTCACCTTGCGGCCGGGCAAAAGACCGCCAGCCCCTGGTTTCGCGCCTTGAGAGAGCTTGATCTCGATCATTTTGATTTGGGGTCGGGCCGCGGTAATTTTGAAATTATTCTCGTCAAATTCGCCCGAAACCTTGCGGCATCCAAAGTAACCTGTTCCAATTTGCCAAATCAAATCCCCACCGTGCTTCAAATGATACTCACTGATGCCACCTTCCCCGGAATTGTGCGCGAACTGGCCCATGGCCGCGCCCGCATTCAAGGACTCGACCGCACGACTGCTCAGAGCGCCGAAGCTCATGGCAGAAATGTGAAAGATGCTGGCGTCATAGGGCTGGCGACAGGCCGGGCCACCGACGGTCACACGCAGAGCCCGGGCATTCACCTGGGTGGGGAACAGCGCATGATGCAGACATTCGAAACCTGGCGCATACATGTCGTGACGCGAGCCAAAAGGGACTGTATCACGCTGGCTTTTCGCGCGACGATAGACGAGGGAGCGCTTTTCACGATTGATCGGCGTTCCGTCAATGTCTGATTCGATAAAATACTGATTAATTTCAGGTCTTATGGATTCCAAAAGGTATCGGAAATGACCCACGACCGGAAAGTTTCTTCGAATGGTATGACGCGTCTGACCGAGGTCGTAAACGGCCACGATCAGAATGAAAAACAAAGGCAGGAAAGCCCACCATATTGCGGAAAAAGCTATCGCCACTGTGATGGAGACCACAGCAAACGCAATAACCCAACGCACCTGAAGACGCATGGATGCTCCGTTCAGCCAAAGGA is a window of Oligoflexus sp. DNA encoding:
- a CDS encoding GreA/GreB family elongation factor, with amino-acid sequence MKTVTQFQDIKTEQRIEMITDQDLKRVLSFLRGDCRDISIVEMWEEKIEKAEIIMQDEAPPDLVTMNSIIRCGDSNFTLVFPREADIDQGRISILAPLGMALLGARVGQTISWQARDGQMRALVIDSISYQPEASGDWHL
- a CDS encoding FMN-binding glutamate synthase family protein, whose protein sequence is MRLQVRWVIAFAVVSITVAIAFSAIWWAFLPLFFILIVAVYDLGQTRHTIRRNFPVVGHFRYLLESIRPEINQYFIESDIDGTPINREKRSLVYRRAKSQRDTVPFGSRHDMYAPGFECLHHALFPTQVNARALRVTVGGPACRQPYDASIFHISAMSFGALSSRAVESLNAGAAMGQFAHNSGEGGISEYHLKHGGDLIWQIGTGYFGCRKVSGEFDENNFKITAARPQIKMIEIKLSQGAKPGAGGLLPGRKVNDEIAQVRGVLPGMDIASPPRHQVFDSVRGLLAFIERLRTLSDGKPVGIKLCVGRPEDIEELCLEIVRSGIMPDFISVDGAEGGTGAAPLEFTNHMGLPLTESLVLVHNSLIRHQLRSHIRIICSGKIISGFDIVRAMALGADICASARGMMLALGCIQALKCDSDHCPTGIATQNPHLVAGLVTTEKSKRVANYHRKTVESVAQILGAMGLSHCREITADLISRRSTDGELKRLRESLGIASFSSEVFDYENSHSVSGHKNGTAD